Proteins from one Xenopus tropicalis strain Nigerian chromosome 1, UCB_Xtro_10.0, whole genome shotgun sequence genomic window:
- the med15 gene encoding mediator of RNA polymerase II transcription subunit 15 isoform X2 → MDADSDWRSAPFRQKLVSQIDEAMRKAGVAHTKSSKEMESHVFLKAKTREEYLSLVARLIIHFRDIHNKKTQPAVNDPMNALQNLTGTAVVGGQGLGLGVRPQGAQMGGMGGMAQMAQQMNLPGQPQPGASGMAPHGITGVAAGNQATQLQLQQIAQHQQQQFQQQQQQQQQAALQHQQQQFQVAQQQQQQFQVAAVAAAQQQQQQQQQQQQQQVQQQQQLQAAAQQQHILKLQLQQQQNQQQQLQQQQQQQLQRIAHLQQMQQMQQQQQQQQQQPPPQQVMQLQQMQQQQVAQSQQQQLLSTQPQAASLVAQGQIPSQVMPVTLTPQQQQQLKILQVRAQHQAQQQAQQQAQQQAQQQAQQQAQQQAQQVAQQQAQQAAQQAQQQAQQAAQQQAAQAHLAAGQMISAPMARGGMPVRPRFPPSTVPANPTSTVPLGEQQIPQVSQNSIPVMSSPSPVQQVQTPQSMPPPPQPSPQPSQPMSQPNSNVSSGPAPSPSSFMPSPSPQPSQSPASARTPQNFSVPSPGPLNTPGNPNSVMSPASTNQSEEQQYLDKLKQLSKYIEPLRRMINKIDKNEERKKDLSKMKSLLDILTDPNKRCPLKTLQKCEIALEKLKNDMAVPTPPPPTVPSTKQQYLCQPLLDAVLANIRSPVFNHSLYRTFMPAMTAIHGQPITSQLVVPRKRKFEEDERQSIPNVLQGEVAKLHSKFLVNLDPSQCSNNGTVYLICKLDDKNLPSVPPLQLSVPADYPDQSPLWMDNPRQYEANPFLQSVYRYMTSKLLQLPDKHSLTALLNTWAQSIRQACLSAA, encoded by the exons ATGGATGCGGATAGTGACTGGCGAAGCGCGCCCTTCAGGCAGAAGCTGGTCAGCCAGAT agatgaagctatGAGGAAAGCTGGTGTTGCCCACACCAAGTCAAGCAAGGAGATGGAGAGCCACGTGTTCTTGAAAGCAAAGACCCGT GAGGAATACCTTTCTTTGGTTGCTCGTCTCATCATTCATTTTCGAGACATCC atAACAAGAAAACCCAGCCAGCTGTTAATG ATCCAATGAATGCTCTACAGAATTTAACAGGCACTGCTGTAGTTGGTGGGCAAGGATTGGGCTTGGGGGTCCGTCCTCAAGGAGCTCAGATGGGAGGCATGGGTGGCATGGCACAGATGGCACAGCAAATGAACCTGCCTGGCCAGCCACAACCTGGAGCATCAGGGATGGCACCACATGGAATAACTGGTGTAGCTGCAGGGAACCAAGCCA ccCAGTTACAGCTGCAGCAAATTGCACAACACCAGCAGCAGCAGtttcagcaacagcagcagcagcagcagcaggcagCTCTACAGCATCAACAACAACAGTTCCAAGtggcacagcagcagcagcagcagtttcAGGTGGCGGCTGTTGCTGcagcccagcagcagcagcagcagcaacaacaacaacaacaacaacaggtGCAACAGCAACAACAACTCCAGGCAGCAGCGCAGCAGCAACACATACTAAAACTTCAACTACAGCAGCAGCAAAATCAGCAGCAG CAAttacaacagcagcagcagcaacagctcCAGAGAATAGCACATCTACAACAGATGCAACAAatgcagcagcaacagcagcagcagcaacagcaacCACCGCCACAGCAAGTGATGCAGCTGCAACAAATGCAACAGCAACAGGTGGCTCAAAGTCAACAGCAGCAGCTGCTTTCCACGCAGCCACAGGCGGCATCTCTCGTAGCCCAAGGACAGATTCCTTCTCAAGTTATGCCTGTAACTCTAACACCTCAGCAGCAGCAACAGTTAAAGATATTGCAG GTAAGAGCACAGCACCAGGCTCAACAGCAAGCTCAGCAACAGGCACAACAACAGGCGCAGCAGCAGGCACAGCAGCAGGCACAGCAGCAGGCTCAACAAGTGGCTCAGCAGCAAGCTCAGCAAGCGGCTCAGCAGGCACAACAGCAGGCTCAGCAGGCAGCTCAGCAGCAAGCAGCTCAAGCCCACTTAGCAGCAGGGCAG ATGATCTCCGCACCTATGGCTCGCGGTGGGATGCCAGTAAGACCACGCTTCCCGCCATCCACTGTTCCTGCCAATCCTACAAGCACCGTCCCTTTGGGAGAACAGCAGATCCCACAG GTCTCTCAGAACAGCATCCCTGTAATGTCCTCACCATCCCCTGTGCAGCAGGTGCAAACTCCACAGTCTATGCCTCCTCCTCCACAACCATCCCCTCAACCATCACAACCAATGTCCCAACCCAACTCTAATGTCAG tTCTGGCCCAGCTCCATCACCCAGCAGCTTCATGCCCAGTCCATCTCCTCAGCCTTCCCAGAGTCCAGCATCAGCACGCACTCCTCAGAACTTTAGTGTTCCCTCACCAGGACCCCTTAATACTCCAG GAAACCCAAATTCTGTTATGAGTCCTGCAAGCACCAACCAATCAGAAGAACAACAGTATCTGGATAAACTGAAGCAGCTTTCAAAGTACATAGAGCCACTGAGACGAATGATCAATAAGATTGACAAAAATGAAG agagaaagaaagatttaagCAAGATGAAGAGTCTCCTGGATATACTGACGGATCCAAACAAGAG GTGCCCCCTGAAAACCTTGCAGAAATGCGAGATAGCCCTGGAGAAGCTTAAAAATGACATGGCTGTG CCAACACCTCCCCCACCAACAGTCCCATCTACAAAACAACAGTACCTGTGCCAACCACTGCTGGATGCTGTCTTGGCAAACATCCGCTCGCCTGTTTTCAACCACTCTCTGTACCGAACCTTTATGCCAGCTATGACTGCTATTCATGGGCAGCCTATTAC GTCTCAGTTGGTAGTGCCACGGAAGAGAAAGTTTGAAGAAGATGAGAGGCAGAGTATTCCCAATGTGCTTCAGGGTGAAGTTGCCAAACTGCACTCAAAGTTCCTGGTGAATCTGGACCCATCTCAATGCAGTAATAATGGCACCGTTTACCTTATATGCAAACTAG
- the med15 gene encoding mediator of RNA polymerase II transcription subunit 15 isoform X3 — MDADSDWRSAPFRQKLVSQIDEAMRKAGVAHTKSSKEMESHVFLKAKTREEYLSLVARLIIHFRDIHNKKTQPAVNDPMNALQNLTGTAVVGGQGLGLGVRPQGAQMGGMGGMAQMAQQMNLPGQPQPGASGMAPHGITGVAAGNQATQLQLQQIAQHQQQQFQQQQQQQQQAALQHQQQQFQVAQQQQQQFQVAAVAAAQQQQQQQQQQQQQQVQQQQQLQAAAQQQHILKLQLQQQQNQQQQLQQQQQQQLQRIAHLQQMQQMQQQQQQQQQQPPPQQVMQLQQMQQQQVAQSQQQQLLSTQPQAASLVAQGQIPSQVMPVTLTPQQQQQLKILQQVRAQHQAQQQAQQQAQQQAQQQAQQQAQQQAQQVAQQQAQQAAQQAQQQAQQAAQQQAAQAHLAAGQMISAPMARGGMPVRPRFPPSTVPANPTSTVPLGEQQIPQVSQNSIPVMSSPSPVQQVQTPQSMPPPPQPSPQPSQPMSQPNSNVSSGPAPSPSSFMPSPSPQPSQSPASARTPQNFSVPSPGPLNTPGNPNSVMSPASTNQSEEQQYLDKLKQLSKYIEPLRRMINKIDKNEERKKDLSKMKSLLDILTDPNKRCPLKTLQKCEIALEKLKNDMAVPTPPPPTVPSTKQQYLCQPLLDAVLANIRSPVFNHSLYRTFMPAMTAIHGQPITSQLVVPRKRKFEEDERQSIPNVLQGEVAKLHSKFLVNLDPSQCSNNGTVYLICKLDDKNLPSVPPLQLSVPADYPDQSPLWMDNPRQYANPFLQSVYRYMTSKLLQLPDKHSLTALLNTWAQSIRQACLSAA; from the exons ATGGATGCGGATAGTGACTGGCGAAGCGCGCCCTTCAGGCAGAAGCTGGTCAGCCAGAT agatgaagctatGAGGAAAGCTGGTGTTGCCCACACCAAGTCAAGCAAGGAGATGGAGAGCCACGTGTTCTTGAAAGCAAAGACCCGT GAGGAATACCTTTCTTTGGTTGCTCGTCTCATCATTCATTTTCGAGACATCC atAACAAGAAAACCCAGCCAGCTGTTAATG ATCCAATGAATGCTCTACAGAATTTAACAGGCACTGCTGTAGTTGGTGGGCAAGGATTGGGCTTGGGGGTCCGTCCTCAAGGAGCTCAGATGGGAGGCATGGGTGGCATGGCACAGATGGCACAGCAAATGAACCTGCCTGGCCAGCCACAACCTGGAGCATCAGGGATGGCACCACATGGAATAACTGGTGTAGCTGCAGGGAACCAAGCCA ccCAGTTACAGCTGCAGCAAATTGCACAACACCAGCAGCAGCAGtttcagcaacagcagcagcagcagcagcaggcagCTCTACAGCATCAACAACAACAGTTCCAAGtggcacagcagcagcagcagcagtttcAGGTGGCGGCTGTTGCTGcagcccagcagcagcagcagcagcaacaacaacaacaacaacaacaggtGCAACAGCAACAACAACTCCAGGCAGCAGCGCAGCAGCAACACATACTAAAACTTCAACTACAGCAGCAGCAAAATCAGCAGCAG CAAttacaacagcagcagcagcaacagctcCAGAGAATAGCACATCTACAACAGATGCAACAAatgcagcagcaacagcagcagcagcaacagcaacCACCGCCACAGCAAGTGATGCAGCTGCAACAAATGCAACAGCAACAGGTGGCTCAAAGTCAACAGCAGCAGCTGCTTTCCACGCAGCCACAGGCGGCATCTCTCGTAGCCCAAGGACAGATTCCTTCTCAAGTTATGCCTGTAACTCTAACACCTCAGCAGCAGCAACAGTTAAAGATATTGCAG CAGGTAAGAGCACAGCACCAGGCTCAACAGCAAGCTCAGCAACAGGCACAACAACAGGCGCAGCAGCAGGCACAGCAGCAGGCACAGCAGCAGGCTCAACAAGTGGCTCAGCAGCAAGCTCAGCAAGCGGCTCAGCAGGCACAACAGCAGGCTCAGCAGGCAGCTCAGCAGCAAGCAGCTCAAGCCCACTTAGCAGCAGGGCAG ATGATCTCCGCACCTATGGCTCGCGGTGGGATGCCAGTAAGACCACGCTTCCCGCCATCCACTGTTCCTGCCAATCCTACAAGCACCGTCCCTTTGGGAGAACAGCAGATCCCACAG GTCTCTCAGAACAGCATCCCTGTAATGTCCTCACCATCCCCTGTGCAGCAGGTGCAAACTCCACAGTCTATGCCTCCTCCTCCACAACCATCCCCTCAACCATCACAACCAATGTCCCAACCCAACTCTAATGTCAG tTCTGGCCCAGCTCCATCACCCAGCAGCTTCATGCCCAGTCCATCTCCTCAGCCTTCCCAGAGTCCAGCATCAGCACGCACTCCTCAGAACTTTAGTGTTCCCTCACCAGGACCCCTTAATACTCCAG GAAACCCAAATTCTGTTATGAGTCCTGCAAGCACCAACCAATCAGAAGAACAACAGTATCTGGATAAACTGAAGCAGCTTTCAAAGTACATAGAGCCACTGAGACGAATGATCAATAAGATTGACAAAAATGAAG agagaaagaaagatttaagCAAGATGAAGAGTCTCCTGGATATACTGACGGATCCAAACAAGAG GTGCCCCCTGAAAACCTTGCAGAAATGCGAGATAGCCCTGGAGAAGCTTAAAAATGACATGGCTGTG CCAACACCTCCCCCACCAACAGTCCCATCTACAAAACAACAGTACCTGTGCCAACCACTGCTGGATGCTGTCTTGGCAAACATCCGCTCGCCTGTTTTCAACCACTCTCTGTACCGAACCTTTATGCCAGCTATGACTGCTATTCATGGGCAGCCTATTAC GTCTCAGTTGGTAGTGCCACGGAAGAGAAAGTTTGAAGAAGATGAGAGGCAGAGTATTCCCAATGTGCTTCAGGGTGAAGTTGCCAAACTGCACTCAAAGTTCCTGGTGAATCTGGACCCATCTCAATGCAGTAATAATGGCACCGTTTACCTTATATGCAAACTAG
- the med15 gene encoding mediator of RNA polymerase II transcription subunit 15 isoform X1, whose protein sequence is MDADSDWRSAPFRQKLVSQIDEAMRKAGVAHTKSSKEMESHVFLKAKTREEYLSLVARLIIHFRDIHNKKTQPAVNDPMNALQNLTGTAVVGGQGLGLGVRPQGAQMGGMGGMAQMAQQMNLPGQPQPGASGMAPHGITGVAAGNQATQLQLQQIAQHQQQQFQQQQQQQQQAALQHQQQQFQVAQQQQQQFQVAAVAAAQQQQQQQQQQQQQQVQQQQQLQAAAQQQHILKLQLQQQQNQQQQLQQQQQQQLQRIAHLQQMQQMQQQQQQQQQQPPPQQVMQLQQMQQQQVAQSQQQQLLSTQPQAASLVAQGQIPSQVMPVTLTPQQQQQLKILQQVRAQHQAQQQAQQQAQQQAQQQAQQQAQQQAQQVAQQQAQQAAQQAQQQAQQAAQQQAAQAHLAAGQMISAPMARGGMPVRPRFPPSTVPANPTSTVPLGEQQIPQVSQNSIPVMSSPSPVQQVQTPQSMPPPPQPSPQPSQPMSQPNSNVSSGPAPSPSSFMPSPSPQPSQSPASARTPQNFSVPSPGPLNTPGNPNSVMSPASTNQSEEQQYLDKLKQLSKYIEPLRRMINKIDKNEERKKDLSKMKSLLDILTDPNKRCPLKTLQKCEIALEKLKNDMAVPTPPPPTVPSTKQQYLCQPLLDAVLANIRSPVFNHSLYRTFMPAMTAIHGQPITSQLVVPRKRKFEEDERQSIPNVLQGEVAKLHSKFLVNLDPSQCSNNGTVYLICKLDDKNLPSVPPLQLSVPADYPDQSPLWMDNPRQYEANPFLQSVYRYMTSKLLQLPDKHSLTALLNTWAQSIRQACLSAA, encoded by the exons ATGGATGCGGATAGTGACTGGCGAAGCGCGCCCTTCAGGCAGAAGCTGGTCAGCCAGAT agatgaagctatGAGGAAAGCTGGTGTTGCCCACACCAAGTCAAGCAAGGAGATGGAGAGCCACGTGTTCTTGAAAGCAAAGACCCGT GAGGAATACCTTTCTTTGGTTGCTCGTCTCATCATTCATTTTCGAGACATCC atAACAAGAAAACCCAGCCAGCTGTTAATG ATCCAATGAATGCTCTACAGAATTTAACAGGCACTGCTGTAGTTGGTGGGCAAGGATTGGGCTTGGGGGTCCGTCCTCAAGGAGCTCAGATGGGAGGCATGGGTGGCATGGCACAGATGGCACAGCAAATGAACCTGCCTGGCCAGCCACAACCTGGAGCATCAGGGATGGCACCACATGGAATAACTGGTGTAGCTGCAGGGAACCAAGCCA ccCAGTTACAGCTGCAGCAAATTGCACAACACCAGCAGCAGCAGtttcagcaacagcagcagcagcagcagcaggcagCTCTACAGCATCAACAACAACAGTTCCAAGtggcacagcagcagcagcagcagtttcAGGTGGCGGCTGTTGCTGcagcccagcagcagcagcagcagcaacaacaacaacaacaacaacaggtGCAACAGCAACAACAACTCCAGGCAGCAGCGCAGCAGCAACACATACTAAAACTTCAACTACAGCAGCAGCAAAATCAGCAGCAG CAAttacaacagcagcagcagcaacagctcCAGAGAATAGCACATCTACAACAGATGCAACAAatgcagcagcaacagcagcagcagcaacagcaacCACCGCCACAGCAAGTGATGCAGCTGCAACAAATGCAACAGCAACAGGTGGCTCAAAGTCAACAGCAGCAGCTGCTTTCCACGCAGCCACAGGCGGCATCTCTCGTAGCCCAAGGACAGATTCCTTCTCAAGTTATGCCTGTAACTCTAACACCTCAGCAGCAGCAACAGTTAAAGATATTGCAG CAGGTAAGAGCACAGCACCAGGCTCAACAGCAAGCTCAGCAACAGGCACAACAACAGGCGCAGCAGCAGGCACAGCAGCAGGCACAGCAGCAGGCTCAACAAGTGGCTCAGCAGCAAGCTCAGCAAGCGGCTCAGCAGGCACAACAGCAGGCTCAGCAGGCAGCTCAGCAGCAAGCAGCTCAAGCCCACTTAGCAGCAGGGCAG ATGATCTCCGCACCTATGGCTCGCGGTGGGATGCCAGTAAGACCACGCTTCCCGCCATCCACTGTTCCTGCCAATCCTACAAGCACCGTCCCTTTGGGAGAACAGCAGATCCCACAG GTCTCTCAGAACAGCATCCCTGTAATGTCCTCACCATCCCCTGTGCAGCAGGTGCAAACTCCACAGTCTATGCCTCCTCCTCCACAACCATCCCCTCAACCATCACAACCAATGTCCCAACCCAACTCTAATGTCAG tTCTGGCCCAGCTCCATCACCCAGCAGCTTCATGCCCAGTCCATCTCCTCAGCCTTCCCAGAGTCCAGCATCAGCACGCACTCCTCAGAACTTTAGTGTTCCCTCACCAGGACCCCTTAATACTCCAG GAAACCCAAATTCTGTTATGAGTCCTGCAAGCACCAACCAATCAGAAGAACAACAGTATCTGGATAAACTGAAGCAGCTTTCAAAGTACATAGAGCCACTGAGACGAATGATCAATAAGATTGACAAAAATGAAG agagaaagaaagatttaagCAAGATGAAGAGTCTCCTGGATATACTGACGGATCCAAACAAGAG GTGCCCCCTGAAAACCTTGCAGAAATGCGAGATAGCCCTGGAGAAGCTTAAAAATGACATGGCTGTG CCAACACCTCCCCCACCAACAGTCCCATCTACAAAACAACAGTACCTGTGCCAACCACTGCTGGATGCTGTCTTGGCAAACATCCGCTCGCCTGTTTTCAACCACTCTCTGTACCGAACCTTTATGCCAGCTATGACTGCTATTCATGGGCAGCCTATTAC GTCTCAGTTGGTAGTGCCACGGAAGAGAAAGTTTGAAGAAGATGAGAGGCAGAGTATTCCCAATGTGCTTCAGGGTGAAGTTGCCAAACTGCACTCAAAGTTCCTGGTGAATCTGGACCCATCTCAATGCAGTAATAATGGCACCGTTTACCTTATATGCAAACTAG
- the sirt4 gene encoding NAD-dependent protein lipoamidase sirtuin-4, mitochondrial translates to MWKNVREGSKVFWGINNITRSHKSHLALSEFVPACPPPNPHQVEQLQDFVSQSQRLFVMTGAGISTESGIPDYRSEGVGLYSRTERRPIQHSEFVQSQAARRRYWARNFVGWPSFSSHEPNSAHVNLCKWERAGRLHWLVTQNVDALHTKAGQCRLSELHGCTHRVICLGCQTVTKRSELQERFLNLNPSWNEQAHGLAPDGDVFLTDEQVSDFQVPACTKCGGILKPQVTFFGDTVNRGFVFSIYEQMKQADAMLIVGSSLQVYSGYRFALNAKELHLPIAILNIGPTRADHLAKVKVSARCGDVLPHILLQDQWHKEIQS, encoded by the exons ATGTGGAAGAACGTGAGAGAAGGTTCCAAGGTGTTCTGGGGAATAAACAATATAACTCGCAGCCACAAATCCCACCTTGCATTGTCAGAATTTGTCCCTGCATGTCCCCCACCAAATCCTCATCAAGTTGAACAACTTCAGGACTTTGTATCTCAATCCCAGCGTCTGTTTGTTATGACTGGAGCTGGAATCTCCACTGAATCTGGAATCCCAGACTATCGCTCAGAAGGGGTCGGGTTGTATTCCAGGACCGAAAGAAGACCTATCCAGCATTCAGAGTTTGTCCAGAGTCAGGCTGCAAGACGGAGATATTGGGCTCGTAACTTTGTAGGATGGCCTAGCTTCTCTTCTCATGAGCCAAATTCAGCACATGTCAATCTATGTAAGTGGGAAAGAGCTGGGCGATTGCATTGGCTAGTGACACAGAATGTGGATGCATTACACACCAAAGCTGGGCAGTGCCGCTTGTCAGAATTACATGGATGCACTCACAG GGTGATATGTCTTGGCTGCCAGACAGTGACTAAAAGATCAGAGCTGCAGGAAAGGTTTCTGAATCTCAATCCATCCTGGAATGAGCAGGCACATGGGTTGGCTCCCGATGGTGATGTCTTTCTGACAGATGAGCAGGTGTCAGACTTTCAGGTCCCAGCCTGTACCAAGTGTGGGGGAATCCTAAAGCCCCAAGTCACGTTCTTTGGAGATACTGTGAACCGAGGGTTTGTGTTCTCCATATATGAGCAAATGAAACAGGCTGATGCTATGCTGATAGTTGGGTCCTCACTGCAA GTTTATTCTGGTTATCGGTTTGCACTTAATGCGAAAGAACTACACCTTCCAATTGCAATTCTCAACATTGGACCCACTCGTGCAGATCACTTAGCAAAAGTTAAAGTCAGTGCCCGCTGTGGAGATGTATTGCCACACATATTGCTACAGGACCAATGGCACAAAGAAATTCAAAGCTAA